The following coding sequences lie in one Ostrea edulis chromosome 8, xbOstEdul1.1, whole genome shotgun sequence genomic window:
- the LOC130049838 gene encoding uncharacterized protein LOC130049838 — translation MERKFLTVKFGSQNKKIAVQEINFSNVVELVKDRFAVKSPDIKYFDEDVGDWVDLEKDSEEYITDLRILKLTVVETDKGTAAEEPAAPNIEPSDLPTLNSPSTSTLSRPSTPSSRASTPTSRPRTPNTNFSESSTSKSQDKSWCRQYKIPKSSMSRTVLMKLDNKEELTTAERRNLLDGIYNDVTRFAGGMYPTSEMYEDIVDGLMREYPYLLTYRDLPPASARVCNKTSERSQRINNMNQAI, via the exons ATGGAAAGAAAGTTTTTGACAGTAAAGTTTGGAAGTCAGAACAAGAAAATTGCAGTTCAGGAAATTAATTTCAGTAATGTGGTAGAACTGGTCAAAGACAGATTTGCAGTTAAATCACctgatataaaatattttgatgaggATGTTGGTGACTGGGTTGATTTAGAGAAAGATTCTGAGGAGTACATCACTGACCTCAGAATCTTAAAGTTGACAGTCGTCGAGACTGACAAAGGAACAGCAGCAGAAGAACCAGCAGCACCAAATATTGAGCCCTCTGACTTGCCCACCTTAAACAGCCCTTCTACTTCAACTCTGAGTCGTCCATCAACCCCATCAAGCAGGGCATCCACTCCCACAAGCAGACCACGCACCCCAAATACCAACTTCTCTGAGAGCTCAACATCAAAAAGTCAAGA CAAATCATGGTGTCGCCAGTACAAGATACCAAAATCAAGCATGTCCAGGACAGTTTTGATGAAATTAGATAACAAAGAAGAATTAACAACAGCCGAAAGAAGAAATCTTCTTGATGGCATCTACAATGATGTCACAAGATTTGCTGGGGGAAT gTATCCAACATCTGAGATGTATGAAGATATTGTGGATGGACTAATGAGAGAATACCCATATCTCTTAACATACAGGGATTTGCCACCAGCCTCTGCAAGAGTATGTAATAAAACAAGTGAAAGGAGTCAACGCATAAATAATATGAATCAAGCAATTTAA